Proteins co-encoded in one Amaranthus tricolor cultivar Red isolate AtriRed21 chromosome 7, ASM2621246v1, whole genome shotgun sequence genomic window:
- the LOC130818600 gene encoding uncharacterized protein LOC130818600 has product MDIGVFGVCSSGKSAIYRCFSFFVQRAAWVFSATSLFFSAIFFNMSGVGEGTRDKSPPPPPPRSSRYEPFTPYYLDPSVDTGTVICPVLLKGNNYDEWLRSIRNSLRAKYKLGFIDGSIKEPALTSSDYDQWGIVNSIYSLRNGPRIHELKDLIRDCKQRCRSVSEYYGEMRTLWEELSSAVKKPSCTCSAAHEYAELLENEKLHQFLLGLDPKKYRDVAQSLLLMDPLPSVSYAHGKELSAECHQTVSDVHKTRSDTVGFAVDGISSNRGAYSDPRMCTHCGRKGHEKEKCFEIIGYPEWLVQVAVVAVGVGSDDTTRQQPSSGAQSNVDRSSLPSLTDSQFQQLLAALASSKTSTSTPKLHGKAILNQWVIDTSASNHMSGNLNLFFQIYDIASELVGLPNGKHITATKEGRVKIGADLFLDNVLYVPALTCNLMFLEIFVAHYFLTIVDDYSRCTWVYLMLGKYEEFLCLKDFYAQHGMLHQTSCVDTPQQNGRVERKHKHVLNNSHSRLHGKSPYEVLYGSPPNLSSLKVFGCLCYVAYRPQVKDKFGPRSRRCMFVGYPFGQKGWRMYDLDTHDSLDAFLLPTHPSVYDDETTSVAAVPAVWSCLEQKLVRGKSAQIPGAVAMVTVCLNILQTPPHPMLLLLFHRVPQDLPPGKKAIDSGWVYRVKYRSNGVVERLKARLVVYGNRQVAGIDYNETFAPVA; this is encoded by the exons ATGGACATTGGGGTATTTGGTGTTTGTTCTTCTGGAAAATCAGCCATTTACAG GTGTTTTAG TTTCTTTGTGCAACGTGCCGCCTGGGTATTCTCTGCTACTTCATTGTTCTTCTCTGCTATATTTTTCAACATGTCCGGTGTTGGTGAAGGTACGCGTGACAAGTCGCCCCCTCCTCCTCCTCCGCGGTCATCTCGGTATGAGCCCTTCACACCCTATTATTTGGATCCCTCTGTTGATACGGGTACCGTTATTTGTCCTGTTTTATTGAAAGGCAATAATTATGATGAATGGTTGCGTTCAATTCGTAATAGTTTGCGCGCTAAATATAAATTAGGGTTCATTGATGGCTCTATTAAAGAACCTGCTCTTACTTCTTCTGATTATGATCAATGGGGGATTGTTAATTCCAT ATACTCTCTTCGTAATGGTCCTCGCATTCATGAATTGAAAGATTTGATTCGTGATTGCAAACAACGTTGTCGTAGTGTGTCAGAATATTATGGTGAAATGCGTACCCTGTGGGAAGAGTTATCTAGTGCTGTTAAGAAACCTTCTTGTACTTGTTCCGCTGCACATGAATATGCTGAACTTTTAGAGAATGAAAAGTTACATCAATTCTTGTTAGGTCTTGACCCTAAAAAATATCGTGATGTTGCTCAATCATTGTTATTGATGGATCCCTTACCTTCAGTTTCTTATGCACATGGGAAAGAACTTTCTGCTGAATGCCACCAAACTGTGAGTGATGTTCATAAGACTCGCTCCGACACTGTTGGTTTTGCTGTTGATGGTATCTCTTCTAATCGTGGTGCTTATAGTGATCCTCGTATGTGCACCCATTGTGGGCGTAAGGGTCATGAAAAGGAGAAATGTTTTGAGATTATTGGTTATCCAGAGTGGCTGGTACAGGTGGCCGTGGTGGCCGTGGGAGTGG GTTCAGATGATACCACACGCCAGCAGCCTTCTTCCGGCGCACAATCTAATGTGGATCGCTCCAGTCTGCCTTCCCTTACCGACTCTCAATTTCAGCAACTTCTTGCCGCATTAGCTTCTTCCAAGACATCGACCTCTACTCCGAAGTTACATGGTAAGGCTATTCTTAATCAATGGGTTATTGATACAAGTGCCTCCAATCATATGTCTGGTaaccttaatttattttttcaaatttatgaTATTGCTTCGGAGCTCGTTGGTCTTCCTAATGGTAAACATATTACTGCTACTAAGGAGGGTCGTGTGAAAATTGGTGCTGATTTGTTTCTAGATAATGTACTTTATGTGCCTGCTCTTACCTGTAATTTAATGTTTCTAGAAATATTTGTTGCTCATTATTTTCTtaccattgttgatgattattcacGTTGTACATGGGTTTATTTGATGCTTGGCAAATATGAG GAATTTTTGTGTTTAAAGGATTTTTATGCTCAACATGGTATGTTGCATCAAACTTCTTGTGTTGatactcctcaacaaaatggtagAGTTGAGCGTAAACATAAGCATGTTCTTAAT AACTCCCACTCCCGTTTACATGGCAAATCTCCATATGAAGTTCTTTATGGTTCTCCTCCAAATTTGTCCTCTTTGAAAGTCTTTGGTTGTTTGTGTTATGTTGCTTATCGGCCTCAAGTTAAAGACAAATTTGGTCCCCGTTCTAGGCGTTGTATGTTTGTTGGGTATCCATTTGGACAAAAAGGATGGCGTATGTATGATTTGGATACTCATGA CTCTCTTGATGCGTTTTTGTTGCCCACACACCCCAGTGTGTATGATGACGAG ACCACGTCTGTTGCTGCTGTGCCGGCGGTGTGGAGCTGTCTGGAGCAGAAGCTGGTTCGGGGCAAGAGTGCGCAGATTCCAGGGGCAGTTGCGATGGTAACGGTGTGCTTGAACATACTACAG ACCCCTCCCCATCCAATGTTGCTTCTCCTGTTTCACAGAGTTCCTCAG GACTTGCCTCCGGGCAAGAAGGCCATTGACAGTGGTTGGGTGTATCGCGTTAAATATCGCTCAAATGGTGTTGTTGAGCGGTTGAAAGCACGTCTTGTGGTTTATGGCAATCGCCAAGTAGCAGGTATTGATTATAATGAAACATTTGCTCCTGTAGCTTAA
- the LOC130818601 gene encoding uncharacterized protein LOC130818601 — translation MKSIFITQDIWEIIQDGYEQPKDANEEASWDDTKKCQYKQNKRRDHYALSIIYRGLHETILPTIMTATTAKEAWSTLETKYRGSEKVILFKLQSLWGQFDSMQMTDNESIQSYTDRVSNIVNQIRSNGDTIENVKIIRKILRTLTKKFDHIVAAIEESNKDLSSLTMTELMGSLLAHEERMRKFEEQPIEQTFQAKLKFSNNGKNINGHGNNFQPKKGNFNNRGRGRGNHKNQGSRDNNSYCILCKKNNHNTRDCRYKCKRCTRHSHFEKNCYFQQKEEANFTENNDQLFYTCLNAQEEQTDTWYIDSGCSNHMTGNKNSFANLDENIKSQITLGDGSNQVVAGKGTIVVKTKNGSSKFIPDVFYVPGLAQNLLSVGQLV, via the coding sequence atgaaatcaattttcatTACCCAAGATATATGGGAAATTATTCAAGATGGTTATGAACAACCCAAAGATGCCAATGAAGAGGCTTCTTGGGATGACACAAAAAAGTGTCAATACAAGCAAAACAAAAGAAGGGATCATTATGCCCTCTCTATAATATATCGTGGACTACATGAGACGATCCTACCAACAATCATGACCGCCACAACTGCAAAGGAGGCATGGAGCACTTTGGAGACAAAATATCGAGGCTCGGAAAAGGTAATACTCTTCAAATTACAATCTTTATGGGGTCAATTTGATAGTATGCAAATGACCGATAATGAGTCAATTCAATCATATACCGACCGAGTCTCAAATATTGTTAACCAAATTCGATCCAATGGAGACACCAttgaaaatgttaaaataattcgaaaaatattaagaacTTTAACCAAAAAATTTGATCATATTGTGGCTGCTATAGAAGAATCTAATAAAGATTTAAGTTCACTCACCATGACTGAATTAATGGGCTCTTTATTAGCACATGAAGAAAGAATGCGTAAATTTGAAGAGCAACCAATTGAACAAACTTTTCaggctaaattaaaattttctaataatggaaaaaatataaatggccACGGTAataattttcaaccaaaaaaggGCAATTTTAACAACCGTGGTAGGGGGAGAGGAAATCATAAAAATCAAGGGAGCCGAGATAACAACTCTTATTGCATattatgcaagaaaaacaatcaTAATACAAGAGATTGTCGGTACAAATGCAAAAGATGTACTCGACACtctcattttgaaaaaaattgttatttccAGCAAAAGGAAGAGGCTAATTTCACAGAAAATAATGATCAATTATTTTACACATGTCTGAATGCTCAAGAAGAGCAAACTGACACATGGTACATCGATAGTGGTTGCTCCAACCACATGACCGGAAATAAAAATTCATTTGCTAATcttgatgaaaatataaaatcacaaataacaCTTGGTGATGGGAGTAACCAAGTAGTTgccggaaaaggaacaattgttgttaaaacaaaaaacgGCTCCTCTAAATTCATCCCCGATGTCTTTTATGTCCCTGGGCTAGCACAAAATTTGTTAAGTGTGGGTCAGTTAGTCTAA
- the LOC130818602 gene encoding uncharacterized protein LOC130818602: MEGRTPLQHCLHMATEHNYVVWTELDNDGHLSRLLIANPTSIQMIRTWPYVVLIDTTYKTNKSKWPLCEVIGMTPTNHNFLVAFCLMRDEAAVSYSWVLQGLRDIFGSAQTPSVIVTDRDEGLSAAIRDVFPDVRHLLCTWHIGNDVENMVDKLCGGKKNQQGQLFRKSRWNPLVESATIREYEKRWEGIVTTWSSGNANANDKEYFQSLVDEVLKSDPAFVRRMAEVLEYELHPDGADIPEPYASPPRKGRPSTSKTMRRRKSSFEYSRSSSRGRGSRSSSRGRSSGRSSGRETQSSVGIKFSFNLSDDPGGRDFSQFPWPDYIPFMLPPYLFDWIDVLGDGNCGFRAIAVTELGGEEAWPILRRAMSMEMQMNRAQYLTLYLSHESLDESIFRVGSHTDGPAPFMHWFDAPMAFYSAATFLNIAIAFYGSANGDSLNNCLILPLIKSQAARSVNKLIHILWVNRNHFVQLFMNDDSSPLPPIHPRWKQAADNFAKDLDTNFTTRIMLWNNLRGAPPPTNNTADDAVNFDTP, translated from the exons ATGGAGggcaggactccccttcaacactgtcttcatatggccacagaacataattatgtggtctggacagagtTGGATAATGACGGGCACTTGAGCAGacttttaattgcaaatcctacttcaatccaaatgatacgtacgtggccgtatgttgtgctgatagatacaacgtacaaaacgaacaaatcaaagtggccactatgtgaagtcatcggaatgacgccaacaaatcacaacttcttggttgcgttttgtttgatgcgagatgaggcggctgtgtcgtactcgtgggtgctgcagggattgagagatattttcggcagtgctcagactcctagcgtcattgtaaccgatcgtgacgaaggtttatctgcagctattcgtgacgtcttcccag atgtacgTCATTTGTTATGCacctggcatattggcaacgatgttgagaacatggtggacaagttgtgcggcggcaagaaaaatcaacaagggcagttatttaggaaaagtagatggaaccccttggttgaaagtgctACAATCCGGGAATATGAAAAGAGATGGGAAGGGATCGTCactacgtggtcg AGTGGAAACgcgaacgccaatgacaaagagtactttcaatctctggtcgatgaagtccttaAATCTGATCCCGCTTTTGTTCGCCGAATGGCTGAGGTACTTGAATATGAATTACACCCAGATGGTGcggatatacctgagccttacgctagtccaccgagaaagggaagaccaagcactagtaaaaccatgagaaggagaaaaagttcatttgaatatagccgatcatcttctcgtggtcgagggtctagatcttcttccCGCGGGAGATCAAGTGGCAGATCTAGTGGCCGAGAGACGCAATCTTCAGTAGGAATtaagttcagtttcaacttatccg atgatccaggaggtcgtgatttCTCACAGTTTCCATGGCCTGATTACATCCCATTCATGCTTCCTCCTTATTTGttcgactggattgatgtgttaggtgatggtaactgtggatttagagcaattgccgtcacagagctgggaggcgaggaagcatggcctattttaagacgtgctatgagtatggaaatgcaaatgaacagagcgcAATACCTAACTTTGTATCTATCTCATGAGTCACTAGACGAGTCAATATTCAGAGTAGGTTCACACACCgatggacctgctcctttcatgcactggttcgatgcaccgatggctttctactctgcagcaacgtttcttaacattgccATTGCTTTTTATGGTTCTGCTAACGGTGATTCATTAAACAACTGTTTGATTCTTCCTTTAATAAAATCACAGGCCGCGAGAAGTGTAAATAAACTAATACATATACTTTGGGTTAatcgaaatcattttgttcaactttttatgaacgacgattcatccccTCTGCCGCCGATCCACCCACGTTGGAAACAAGCAGCTGACAATTTCGCGAAAGATCTTGACACAAATTTCACTACGAGGATTATGCTGtggaataatctacgcgggGCACCCCCACCAACAaataacaccgctgacgatgctgtaaattttGATACTCCATAG
- the LOC130818603 gene encoding protein MAINTENANCE OF MERISTEMS-like — MRPHSIVVVNDDEQDVAWGAVTLAFLYRQLGMASRAGCKTIAGCLTLLQTWIYEYFPAFRPHPRRDDVPNTTRAEMWTPKKVGRELDRLISFRKVLDSMTETQVEWTPYNCGATALLHEHPRTTLL, encoded by the exons atgcgacctcactcGATAGTTGTCGTCAACGACGATGAACAGGACGTGGCTTGGGGTGCGGTGACtttggcgttcttgtacaggcagctcggaatggcatctagggctggttgcaagaccattgctggatgcctcacattgctccagacatggatctatgagtacttccccgctttccgccctcatcctcgccgagatgATGTGCCAAACacgactagggcggagatgtggacgcCGAAGAAAGTAGGTCGTGAGCTGGACAGGTTGATATCATTCCGCAAGGTTCTGGACTCAATGACAGAGACTCAG GttgaatggactccctacaattGTGGAGCTACTGCGTTGCTgcatgagcacccacgcaccaca CTCCTAtga
- the LOC130818604 gene encoding uncharacterized protein LOC130818604, with product MAEVLEYELHPDGADIPEPYASPPRKRRPSTSKTMRRRKSSFEYSRSSSRGRGSRSSSRGRSSGRSSGRETQSSVGIKFSFNLSDDPGGRDFSQFPWPDYIPFMLPPYLFDWIDVLGDGNCGFRAIAVTELGGEEAWPILRRAMSMEMQMNRAQYLTLYLSHESLDESIFRVGSHTDGPAPFMHWFDAPMAFYSAATFLNIAIAFYGSANGDSLNNCLILPLIKSQAARSVNKLIHILWVNRNHFVQLFMNDDSSPLPPIHPRWKQAADNFAKDLDTNFTTRIMLWNNLRGVPPPTNNTADDAVNLDTP from the exons ATGGCTGAGGTACTTGAATATGAATTACACCCAGATGGTGcggatatacctgagccttacgctagtccaccgagaaagAGAAGACCAAGCACTAGTAAAAccatgagaaggagaaaaagttcatttgaatatagccgatcatcttctcgtggtcgagggtctagatcttcttccCGCGGGAGATCAAGTGGCAGATCTAGTGGCCGAGAGACGCAATCTTCAGTAGGAATtaagttcagtttcaacttatccg atgatccaggaggtcgtgatttCTCACAGTTTCCATGGCCTGATTACATCCCATTCATGCTTCCTCCTTATTTGttcgactggattgatgtgttaggtgatggtaactgtggatttagagcaattgccgtcacagagctgggaggcgaggaagcatggcctattttaagacgtgctatgagtatggaaatgcaaatgaacagagcgcAATACCTAACTTTGTATCTATCTCATGAGTCACTAGACGAGTCAATATTCAGAGTAGGTTCACACACCgatggacctgctcctttcatgcactggttcgatgcaccgatggctttctactctgcagcaacgtttcttaacattgccATTGCTTTTTATGGTTCTGCTAACGGTGATTCATTAAACAACTGTTTGATTCTTCCTTTAATAAAATCACAGGCCGCGAGAAGTGTAAATAAACTAATACATATACTTTGGGTTAatcgaaatcattttgttcaactttttatgaacgacgattcatccccTCTGCCGCCGATCCACCCACGTTGGAAACAAGCAGCTGACAATTTCGCGAAAGATCTTGACACAAATTTCACTACGAGGATTATGCTGtggaataatctacgcgggGTACCCCCACCAACAaataacaccgctgacgatgctgtaaatttagatactccatag
- the LOC130818934 gene encoding uncharacterized protein LOC130818934 — MRPAKALRPAHGTYSVTFPSSAAAFVEAWSRFPYSGRLVEQGLRRATVPLETEPNYVEWFRVCSHPYISRDELLASGPGPGQSRSDYFAKEWASRFSPVARLPTRLADLNSRQRHALEIYLNDCRELYDQWQTDQGQGPE; from the exons AtgagaccagccaaggctcttcgaccggcacacggaacctactccgtgacctttccttcttctgctgCTGCATTTGTGGAggcgtggagtaggttcccctacagTGGCCGCCTTGTTGAGCAGGGACTTCGACGGGCTACTGTTCCTTTAGAGActgaacctaattacgttgaaTGGTTCAGAGTTTGCTCGCACCCGTACATATCCCGAGACGAATTGCTGGCTTCCGGTCCTGGTCCTGGTCAGAGCAGATCTGATTAC TTCGCGAAAGAATGGGCCAGTCGATTCTCTCCAGTGGCAAGACTACCTACGCGGCTTGCGGATTTGAACTcccgtcaacgacatgcgttagaaatataccttaatgattgtagagaaTTATATGATCAATGGCAAACTGATCAAGGGCAAGGCCCTGAATAG